One region of Ahniella affigens genomic DNA includes:
- the murB gene encoding UDP-N-acetylmuramate dehydrogenase has product MAETGYHVTLNASLLGRNTLRVAAQAERLIEVFDPTCLPQLLAQSGQAHGPIRVLGGGSNLLLSADVPGTVLKLCNEDVHWPDPNQEHAIVRAGAGLNWHALVMASLERGWQGLENLALIPGTVGAAPIQNIGAYGLEVGERIVAVEVYDRDTHQFRTLPTAACAFAYRDSLFKREPDRFVVVAVQFALHRHAALRTHYQGIADELRTTGVITPTARDVAEAVIRLRQRKLPDPALLPNAGSYFKNPMVDADTLADLKSREPDLVYWPSANGGAKLSAGWLIERASLKGARDGDAGIAPGHALVLVNFGQASGADLRRFAARVQATVKDRFGVHLEPEPVCWP; this is encoded by the coding sequence ATGGCCGAAACAGGCTATCACGTCACACTGAACGCATCGCTTCTGGGCCGCAACACGCTGCGCGTGGCGGCGCAAGCCGAGCGATTGATTGAAGTCTTCGACCCCACCTGCCTGCCGCAACTGTTAGCGCAATCGGGACAGGCACACGGGCCGATCCGCGTACTCGGCGGGGGCAGCAATCTGCTTTTGAGTGCCGACGTTCCCGGTACCGTGCTCAAACTCTGCAACGAAGACGTGCACTGGCCCGACCCCAATCAGGAGCACGCCATTGTTCGTGCCGGCGCGGGCCTGAACTGGCACGCGTTGGTGATGGCCAGCCTGGAACGGGGCTGGCAAGGACTGGAGAACCTGGCGCTGATTCCGGGCACCGTTGGCGCGGCGCCGATTCAGAACATCGGCGCGTACGGATTGGAAGTCGGCGAGCGCATTGTTGCGGTCGAGGTCTATGACCGCGACACCCATCAATTCCGCACATTGCCAACTGCTGCGTGTGCCTTCGCCTATCGTGACAGCCTGTTCAAACGCGAACCCGATCGGTTCGTGGTGGTGGCCGTACAGTTCGCACTACATCGTCACGCGGCACTGCGCACGCACTATCAAGGCATTGCCGACGAATTGCGAACAACGGGGGTCATCACGCCAACGGCCCGGGACGTTGCCGAAGCCGTCATCCGATTGCGCCAACGAAAGTTGCCCGACCCGGCGCTCCTGCCCAACGCCGGGAGCTATTTCAAGAATCCCATGGTGGACGCCGACACGTTGGCGGACCTCAAGTCACGCGAACCGGACTTGGTCTATTGGCCGAGCGCGAACGGCGGCGCCAAGTTGAGCGCTGGCTGGTTGATTGAACGCGCCAGTCTGAAGGGCGCACGCGACGGCGATGCCGGCATCGCGCCTGGGCATGCATTGGTGCTCGTCAACTTCGGTCAGGCAAGCGGCGCCGACCTGCGTCGGTTTGCGGCCCGGGTCCAGGCCACCGTTAAAGACCGCTTTGGCGTGCACCTCGAACCGGAACCCGTCTGCTGGCCGTGA
- the amaB gene encoding L-piperidine-6-carboxylate dehydrogenase: MSHQSILAALGLSADNSGTYLGNGEWSKTQDAGVLEPINPSTGDVIARVHASSIADYDTIIERAQAAFKIWRTTPAPKRGEAIRLCGDALRQHKDALGSLVALEMGKIKAEGDGEVQEMIDIADFAVGQSRMLYGYTMHSERPGHRMYEQWHPLGLVGIISAFNFPVAVWAWNSFIAAICGDISIWKPSPKTPLTAIASMKICNEALRKAGFPDLFFLFNDAGTQIAQKFVDDARIPLISFTGSTQVGRIVGERVAQRMGRSLLELGGNNAIIVDDSADLKLAIPAIVFGAVGTAGQRCTTTRRVFVQDTIYADVLAKLKSAYTQVEKRLGDPTDPATLLGPLNSEASVSAFLKAVARCKELGGTIECGGTRVDRPGNFVLPTIVTGLKNSDDIVQHETFAPILYVMPFKTLPEAIALQNGVPQGLSSSIFTQNVKAAEAFLTAAGSDCGIANVNIGTSGAEIGGAFGGEKETGGGRESGSTAWQAYMRRQTNTINYSDALPLAQGIKFDF, translated from the coding sequence ATGTCGCATCAATCGATCCTGGCCGCGCTCGGTCTTAGCGCCGACAACTCCGGCACCTATCTCGGCAACGGCGAATGGTCCAAGACCCAGGACGCTGGCGTACTGGAGCCGATCAACCCAAGCACGGGCGACGTGATTGCCCGTGTGCATGCCAGTTCGATTGCCGACTACGACACGATCATTGAGCGCGCCCAGGCGGCCTTCAAGATCTGGCGCACCACGCCGGCCCCGAAGCGCGGCGAAGCAATCCGCCTGTGCGGCGATGCGCTGCGTCAGCACAAAGATGCACTCGGCTCGCTGGTTGCGCTCGAAATGGGCAAGATCAAGGCCGAAGGCGATGGCGAAGTGCAGGAAATGATCGACATCGCCGACTTCGCCGTGGGCCAAAGCCGCATGCTGTATGGCTACACCATGCACTCCGAGCGCCCCGGTCATCGCATGTATGAGCAATGGCATCCGCTCGGTCTGGTCGGCATCATCTCCGCCTTCAACTTCCCGGTTGCCGTGTGGGCCTGGAACTCGTTCATCGCTGCCATCTGCGGCGATATTTCGATCTGGAAGCCGAGCCCGAAGACCCCGCTGACGGCCATCGCGTCGATGAAGATCTGCAACGAAGCGCTGCGCAAGGCGGGCTTCCCGGATCTGTTCTTCCTGTTCAATGATGCCGGCACGCAGATCGCGCAAAAGTTTGTCGACGACGCGCGTATTCCGCTGATCAGCTTCACTGGTTCGACCCAGGTGGGCCGCATTGTCGGCGAGCGCGTCGCGCAACGCATGGGCCGCAGCCTGCTTGAGCTCGGCGGCAACAACGCCATCATCGTTGACGACAGCGCCGATCTGAAACTGGCCATTCCGGCCATCGTATTTGGCGCGGTGGGTACCGCCGGCCAGCGCTGCACCACGACGCGCCGCGTGTTCGTTCAAGACACGATTTATGCCGACGTGCTGGCCAAGCTGAAGAGCGCCTACACGCAAGTTGAAAAGCGTCTCGGTGATCCAACCGATCCTGCCACCCTGCTCGGCCCGCTGAACAGCGAGGCCTCGGTGTCGGCGTTCCTCAAGGCGGTGGCGCGCTGCAAAGAACTCGGTGGCACCATCGAATGCGGCGGCACGCGCGTCGATCGCCCGGGCAACTTTGTGTTGCCGACGATCGTCACGGGCCTGAAGAACAGCGATGACATCGTCCAGCACGAGACATTTGCGCCCATTCTGTACGTGATGCCGTTCAAGACATTGCCCGAAGCGATCGCACTGCAGAACGGCGTGCCGCAGGGGCTGTCGTCGTCGATCTTCACCCAGAACGTCAAGGCAGCCGAAGCGTTCCTGACTGCAGCCGGATCGGACTGCGGCATCGCCAACGTCAACATCGGTACGAGCGGTGCCGAAATCGGCGGCGCTTTTGGTGGCGAAAAGGAAACCGGCGGTGGCCGTGAGTCGGGCTCGACCGCATGGCAGGCCTATATGCGTCGCCAGACCAACACCATCAACTATTCGGACGCGCTGCCGCTGGCCCAGGGCATCAAGTTCGACTTCTGA
- a CDS encoding helicase HerA-like domain-containing protein — MSDIYLGKGNQDVFLRGKYGNRHGLIAGATGTGKSVSLMVLAEGFSRLGVPVFLADVKGDLAGLSQAAVLGDKLKARLDRLGLTQWTPAANPVVFWDIYGKNGHPIRTTISEMGPTLLSRLLELNDTQEGVLNVTFRVADDEGLLLLDMQDLRAMLTFISENAKEVSAKYGLVAPQSVAAIQRALLQLENDGGAAFFGEPALDLNDFMRQDMSGRGIINVLAAEQLILKPRVYSSFLLWMLSELFENLPEVGDLDKPKLVFFFDEAHLLFNDAPASLLQRIEQVVRLIRSKGVGVYFISQLPDDVPPVVLGQLGNRVQHALRAFTPRDQKAVKTAAETFPANPLVNVVEAITNLGVGEALVTTLQEGGIPLPVEQTYMAPPTARIGAITPEERQVVRGRSPVGGKYDTAINRDSAFEMLQQAAAQQDDAPQTASGGSASQPAPANQGPTWGDRLRDFLFGTSRRQGALEAMAKSAMRSAGTNMTNRVIRGVLGGVTGSSRRSSSKR, encoded by the coding sequence ATGAGCGATATCTACCTGGGCAAAGGCAATCAAGACGTCTTTCTGCGCGGCAAGTATGGCAACCGCCATGGCCTGATTGCGGGCGCAACCGGCACCGGCAAGTCGGTGTCGCTGATGGTGTTGGCCGAGGGATTCTCCCGACTTGGCGTGCCGGTGTTTCTGGCCGACGTGAAGGGCGATCTTGCCGGGCTGTCGCAAGCCGCCGTGCTCGGTGACAAGCTCAAGGCGCGCTTGGATCGACTCGGATTGACACAATGGACCCCTGCGGCGAATCCGGTGGTGTTCTGGGACATCTATGGCAAGAACGGGCACCCGATCCGAACGACGATTTCCGAAATGGGACCGACGTTGTTGTCGCGCCTGCTGGAGTTGAACGACACGCAGGAGGGCGTGCTCAACGTAACCTTCCGTGTGGCCGACGACGAGGGTCTGTTGCTGCTCGACATGCAGGATCTGCGCGCGATGCTGACCTTCATCTCGGAGAACGCGAAAGAAGTATCCGCCAAGTACGGTTTGGTGGCGCCGCAGTCGGTCGCAGCCATTCAACGTGCGCTGCTGCAACTGGAGAACGACGGTGGTGCGGCGTTCTTTGGTGAGCCGGCGCTGGATCTGAACGATTTCATGCGACAGGACATGTCCGGTCGCGGCATTATCAATGTGTTGGCGGCTGAGCAACTCATTCTGAAGCCGCGGGTGTACTCGAGTTTCCTGCTATGGATGTTGTCCGAACTGTTCGAGAATCTGCCGGAAGTCGGTGATCTCGACAAACCAAAGCTCGTGTTCTTCTTCGATGAAGCGCATCTCCTGTTCAACGATGCCCCAGCGTCGCTGCTGCAGCGGATCGAACAGGTCGTGCGTCTGATCCGATCGAAAGGCGTCGGCGTCTACTTCATTTCGCAATTGCCAGACGATGTGCCGCCCGTGGTCCTTGGTCAGCTTGGCAATCGGGTGCAACATGCCTTGCGAGCGTTTACCCCACGTGATCAGAAAGCCGTCAAGACGGCTGCTGAGACGTTTCCGGCCAATCCATTGGTCAACGTCGTTGAAGCCATAACCAACCTGGGTGTTGGCGAGGCTTTGGTGACGACGTTGCAGGAAGGTGGCATTCCATTGCCGGTGGAACAAACCTATATGGCACCGCCGACGGCCCGCATTGGCGCGATCACACCGGAGGAGCGGCAAGTCGTGCGTGGGCGTTCGCCGGTTGGCGGCAAGTACGACACGGCGATCAATCGTGATTCGGCATTCGAAATGCTGCAGCAGGCGGCAGCGCAACAGGACGATGCACCGCAAACTGCTTCCGGCGGGTCTGCATCGCAGCCAGCACCCGCGAATCAAGGGCCAACCTGGGGCGATCGCCTGCGTGACTTTTTGTTCGGCACGTCGCGGCGCCAAGGCGCCTTGGAAGCGATGGCCAAATCGGCGATGCGCTCGGCCGGCACCAACATGACGAATCGGGTGATCCGTGGCGTGTTGGGCGGGGTGACCGGCAGCAGCCGTCGCAGCAGCAGCAAGCGCTGA
- a CDS encoding GtrA family protein has translation MDALQKRWQRVPFREVLTYLLIGGTQFVLDWALFSLLHWLGMPASPANLLGRATAALLGFYLNGRFTFAEPGGQKLGGARFGRFVLAWILMTVLSTVLVQAVVWLWPGPMVYLAKPAIEILLAFLNFFVLKWFVYR, from the coding sequence ATGGATGCACTGCAGAAGCGCTGGCAACGCGTGCCATTTCGGGAGGTGCTGACCTATCTTCTGATTGGTGGCACGCAGTTTGTGCTCGACTGGGCGTTGTTCAGTCTGCTGCACTGGCTTGGGATGCCGGCGTCGCCAGCGAATCTGCTCGGACGCGCTACCGCTGCCTTGCTTGGGTTTTACTTGAACGGTCGCTTCACTTTTGCCGAACCGGGCGGCCAGAAACTGGGTGGTGCCCGCTTCGGGCGGTTTGTGTTGGCCTGGATCCTGATGACGGTGCTGAGCACCGTGCTGGTTCAGGCCGTTGTCTGGCTGTGGCCGGGTCCGATGGTGTATCTCGCAAAGCCGGCAATCGAAATCCTGCTCGCTTTTCTGAATTTCTTTGTGCTGAAATGGTTCGTCTACCGATAA
- the panC gene encoding pantoate--beta-alanine ligase, translating to MLTVHELSGLRQWRADMRSAGKRVAFVPTMGNLHRGHFSLVEQARESADAVVASIFVNPTQFGPNEDFASYPRTLSEDQAGLAAAGCDLVFAPDVATMYPIGVERTVRMEVPDVSTGLCGDIRPGHFAGVATVVARLFNMVQPETAWFGRKDFQQVLVIRRMVEDLSFPIDLRVGDTVREANGLAMSSRNAYLTNAEREQAAEIFRTLTAVTESVRAGRRLGLIETAAVDRLQGAGFRVDYVSIRRAADLSVPTEPNEPGLVVLAAARLGKARLIDNLLI from the coding sequence ATGCTGACGGTTCATGAGCTTTCAGGCCTCAGACAATGGCGCGCCGATATGCGGTCTGCGGGCAAGCGTGTGGCATTCGTGCCCACCATGGGCAACTTGCATCGAGGCCATTTCTCGCTCGTCGAGCAGGCGCGTGAGTCGGCCGATGCAGTGGTGGCCAGCATTTTCGTCAATCCGACCCAGTTTGGCCCGAACGAAGACTTTGCGAGCTATCCCAGAACGCTTTCAGAAGATCAAGCTGGCTTGGCGGCAGCGGGTTGTGATCTGGTGTTTGCGCCCGACGTCGCCACCATGTACCCCATCGGAGTCGAGCGGACGGTCCGCATGGAGGTGCCGGACGTATCGACCGGATTGTGCGGCGATATCCGTCCCGGCCATTTCGCTGGTGTCGCGACAGTCGTTGCCCGGCTCTTCAACATGGTGCAGCCCGAAACCGCTTGGTTTGGCCGAAAAGACTTTCAACAGGTGCTGGTGATCAGACGGATGGTCGAGGACTTGTCGTTTCCGATCGACCTTCGTGTTGGCGACACCGTCCGTGAGGCGAACGGCCTGGCGATGAGTTCCCGCAACGCCTACTTGACCAATGCCGAGCGCGAGCAGGCCGCCGAGATCTTTCGAACTCTGACGGCAGTGACCGAGTCCGTGCGCGCCGGCCGTCGGCTGGGCCTGATCGAAACCGCCGCGGTGGATCGGCTTCAGGGCGCAGGGTTCCGGGTGGACTACGTGTCGATTCGTCGCGCTGCCGATCTGTCGGTACCGACCGAGCCCAATGAACCGGGTCTCGTCGTGCTGGCTGCGGCCCGCCTTGGTAAGGCTCGCCTGATCGACAACCTGTTGATCTGA
- a CDS encoding DUF4190 domain-containing protein: MNQPSLPNSNMAVISLVTGILGWLVLPFICALIAIVCGHLARREIRAANGQLGGDGMATIGLILGYAQIILSIIGVIFVIIAIAFFGFALTTAAH, encoded by the coding sequence ATGAACCAGCCCTCGCTTCCCAACAGCAACATGGCGGTGATCAGCCTCGTCACCGGCATTCTGGGCTGGTTGGTCCTCCCGTTCATCTGCGCGTTGATCGCCATTGTCTGCGGGCATCTGGCCCGTCGCGAAATCCGCGCCGCCAACGGTCAACTGGGCGGTGACGGGATGGCGACCATCGGATTGATTCTTGGATACGCCCAGATCATTTTGTCGATCATCGGCGTGATTTTCGTGATCATCGCGATCGCGTTTTTCGGTTTTGCGTTGACCACTGCCGCGCACTGA
- the panB gene encoding 3-methyl-2-oxobutanoate hydroxymethyltransferase has translation MYAEPREVRATPLTVPDLMRMRVERQPIAALTAYEASTAALMDLAGVDVILIGDSLGMVVQGHRSTLPVTVEHILYHAEAVARGSQRAVRIADMPFGSCPDPQTAYRNAARLIAEGNTAMVKIEGAGVMLPVIEYLVARDIPVCGHVGLTPQSVLKTGGYKLQGRTDEAAEQVLANARAVQNAGAALMVLECVPAGLGKLVTEALSVPVIGIGAGVDCDGQILVLHDILGIATRRRPKFVRNFLDGSGSIQGAIRTYVDAVRSRQFPDSEHSY, from the coding sequence ATGTACGCCGAGCCCCGTGAGGTCCGCGCGACCCCGCTGACCGTGCCTGATCTGATGCGCATGCGCGTCGAGCGTCAGCCGATTGCCGCCCTGACCGCCTACGAGGCCAGCACCGCAGCCCTGATGGACCTTGCGGGTGTTGACGTCATCCTGATTGGCGACTCGCTCGGGATGGTGGTGCAAGGGCACCGCAGCACCTTGCCGGTCACGGTCGAACACATTCTGTATCACGCCGAGGCCGTTGCGCGCGGCAGCCAGCGTGCCGTGCGCATTGCCGACATGCCGTTTGGCAGCTGCCCCGATCCGCAAACAGCCTATCGCAATGCGGCGAGGCTGATTGCCGAGGGCAACACGGCCATGGTCAAGATCGAGGGCGCCGGGGTCATGTTGCCCGTGATCGAATACCTCGTTGCCCGCGATATCCCGGTATGTGGGCACGTGGGACTGACGCCGCAATCGGTGCTGAAGACGGGTGGCTACAAGCTGCAAGGTCGAACGGATGAAGCTGCCGAGCAGGTCTTGGCGAATGCCCGGGCGGTGCAGAATGCCGGCGCGGCGCTGATGGTGCTCGAATGTGTGCCAGCCGGGCTTGGCAAGCTGGTGACCGAGGCGCTGAGCGTGCCGGTGATCGGAATCGGCGCCGGCGTCGATTGCGACGGCCAGATTCTGGTGTTGCACGACATCTTGGGCATTGCCACCCGCCGTCGGCCCAAATTTGTGCGCAACTTTCTGGATGGGTCTGGATCGATTCAAGGCGCCATCCGGACCTATGTCGATGCCGTCCGGTCCCGTCAGTTTCCGGATTCTGAACATTCCTATTGA
- a CDS encoding quinone-dependent dihydroorotate dehydrogenase: MYGLARPFLFALDAETAHHVGLKAMAAAYRSGLNPLLASRPKPLPVDVFGLRFNNPVGLAAGLDKNGEYVDAMAALGFGFIEVGTTTPKAQPGNPKPRMFRLPEHEAVINRLGFNNEGVDALLKNLECVRFKGPLGINIGKNKDTPNERAVDDYLIGLHKVYARADYVTVNISSPNTQGLRDLQSEDALRRLVASLLEAREANVSKHGKRVPVLVKIAPDLTEADLDGMADVFLSEQIDGLIVTNTTIARDAVRGHRHADEAGGLSGRPVFAPSTNTLKAMHARIRGRIPMIGVGGILSGQDACAKLDAGASLVQCYTGLVYRGPALIAECVEALKHRNSQPA, from the coding sequence ATGTACGGTCTCGCCCGTCCGTTTTTGTTTGCGCTGGATGCCGAGACCGCCCATCACGTCGGGCTGAAAGCCATGGCCGCGGCTTATCGCAGCGGCCTCAATCCGCTATTGGCGTCACGCCCCAAGCCGCTGCCGGTGGACGTGTTCGGATTGCGCTTCAACAATCCGGTCGGGCTCGCCGCCGGGCTCGACAAGAATGGCGAATATGTCGACGCGATGGCGGCATTGGGCTTTGGCTTTATCGAAGTCGGCACCACAACTCCCAAGGCCCAACCCGGGAATCCGAAGCCGCGCATGTTCCGGCTGCCTGAGCATGAGGCGGTCATCAATCGCCTGGGCTTCAACAACGAAGGCGTTGACGCGCTGCTGAAGAATCTCGAGTGCGTGCGCTTCAAGGGTCCGCTCGGCATCAATATCGGCAAGAACAAAGACACCCCCAATGAGCGCGCGGTCGACGACTATTTGATCGGGCTCCATAAGGTTTATGCGCGCGCCGACTACGTCACGGTCAATATCTCATCGCCCAACACGCAGGGCCTTCGGGATTTGCAAAGCGAAGATGCGCTGCGTCGTCTGGTAGCCAGTCTGCTCGAGGCACGTGAGGCGAATGTCAGCAAGCACGGCAAGCGCGTGCCCGTGCTCGTCAAGATCGCGCCCGATCTGACCGAAGCCGATCTCGACGGCATGGCCGACGTGTTTTTGTCCGAGCAGATCGACGGCCTGATCGTGACCAACACCACCATCGCTCGCGACGCCGTGCGCGGCCATCGCCACGCAGACGAAGCAGGCGGGCTGTCGGGCCGGCCGGTGTTCGCGCCAAGCACCAATACGCTCAAAGCGATGCATGCGCGGATCCGGGGCCGCATTCCGATGATCGGCGTAGGCGGGATTCTCAGTGGGCAGGACGCTTGCGCCAAGCTCGATGCCGGCGCGAGTCTCGTGCAGTGCTACACCGGTTTGGTGTATCGCGGCCCGGCGCTGATTGCCGAATGCGTCGAAGCGCTGAAGCACCGCAACTCGCAACCCGCCTGA
- the bioB gene encoding biotin synthase BioB, whose product MPAPLRNDWTRDEVLALFALPFNDLIFRAQTVHREHFDANEVQVSTLLSIKTGACPEDCAYCPQSARYDTGLKAERLMPLAAVIAKAKEAKASGASRFCMGAAWRSPRDKDIAPVADMVREVKALGLETCATLGMLSRDQAAALKHAGLDYYNHNLDTSPEFYGEIISTRCYQDRLDTLTHVRDVGMKTCCGGIVGMGESQTDRAGLLMALANLPAHPDSVPINRLVRVAGTPLAEQAELDAFEFVRTIAVARIMMPKSMVRLSAGRETMSEELQSLCFLAGANSIFYGEKLLTTANPEADADRALFAKLGIRPLQVIDSGNTVHAGITETVESAAA is encoded by the coding sequence ATGCCCGCTCCGCTTCGCAATGACTGGACCCGCGACGAGGTTCTCGCCTTGTTCGCCCTGCCCTTCAACGATCTGATTTTTCGGGCGCAGACGGTCCATCGCGAACATTTTGACGCCAACGAAGTGCAGGTCTCGACGCTGCTGTCGATCAAGACCGGCGCGTGTCCTGAGGATTGTGCCTACTGTCCGCAAAGTGCGCGCTATGACACCGGCCTGAAGGCCGAGCGTTTGATGCCGCTTGCCGCCGTGATTGCCAAGGCCAAAGAAGCCAAGGCCAGTGGGGCCAGCCGATTCTGCATGGGCGCCGCCTGGCGCTCGCCGCGCGACAAAGACATCGCACCCGTGGCTGACATGGTGCGGGAAGTGAAGGCATTGGGCCTCGAAACCTGCGCGACGCTCGGGATGCTGAGTCGCGACCAAGCCGCGGCGCTGAAGCACGCCGGCCTCGACTATTACAATCACAACCTCGATACGTCGCCCGAGTTCTACGGCGAAATCATTTCGACCCGTTGCTACCAGGATCGCCTCGATACACTCACGCACGTCCGCGATGTCGGCATGAAGACTTGCTGCGGCGGCATTGTCGGGATGGGCGAGTCACAGACCGATCGCGCTGGCCTGCTAATGGCGCTGGCCAATCTGCCCGCGCATCCGGACAGCGTCCCGATCAATCGCCTCGTGCGCGTGGCCGGCACACCACTCGCCGAACAAGCCGAACTCGACGCCTTCGAATTCGTGCGGACGATCGCCGTCGCCCGGATCATGATGCCGAAGTCAATGGTGCGCCTCTCGGCGGGTCGCGAAACGATGAGCGAAGAACTGCAGTCGTTATGCTTCCTGGCTGGCGCCAATTCGATTTTCTACGGCGAGAAACTGCTGACAACCGCCAATCCCGAAGCCGACGCGGACCGCGCACTGTTTGCCAAACTCGGCATTCGCCCGCTGCAGGTCATCGATAGCGGCAATACCGTCCACGCCGGCATTACCGAAACCGTCGAAAGCGCCGCCGCTTGA
- the folK gene encoding 2-amino-4-hydroxy-6-hydroxymethyldihydropteridine diphosphokinase encodes MTIVHEPIVIALGSNMQDPPAQIRAAFERLQRLPDSRNWRLSRVFRTPPWGIREQAEFANAVALADVSLAPVALMQALLKIEAELGRERLGPRNGPRSIDLDLIGFGHRQFEVEALVVPHPRARERAFVLGPWRDLAPDASFPDGTPIAGAWAALPVAERNAIQPWN; translated from the coding sequence ATGACGATCGTGCACGAGCCGATCGTGATCGCGCTCGGCAGCAACATGCAGGACCCGCCCGCACAAATCCGGGCGGCGTTCGAAAGGCTGCAACGCTTGCCTGACAGTCGGAATTGGCGTTTGTCCAGGGTGTTTCGGACACCGCCGTGGGGCATCCGCGAACAGGCTGAATTTGCCAATGCGGTGGCGTTGGCAGATGTTTCGCTGGCCCCAGTCGCGTTGATGCAGGCGTTGCTCAAGATTGAAGCCGAGCTCGGTCGCGAGCGTCTTGGGCCGCGCAATGGTCCGCGGTCGATCGACTTGGACTTGATCGGTTTTGGCCATCGCCAGTTTGAGGTTGAGGCGCTCGTCGTGCCGCATCCCCGGGCGCGGGAGCGGGCCTTTGTGCTGGGCCCGTGGCGCGATCTTGCGCCCGATGCCAGCTTCCCGGATGGAACGCCGATTGCGGGAGCCTGGGCGGCGCTTCCCGTTGCCGAACGAAACGCGATTCAACCCTGGAACTGA
- a CDS encoding ComF family protein, with the protein MSATALARTTLNALRVLPKRLSRLLPAACLLCEAAVPGDRALCDGCTADLPRLGPACPICALPTPSSQVCGRCLKKPPEFDQLVAPLRYVWPNSQLVSRLKFHAQLAVLRAVAPLLAEVSVDPEWADTSACVIVPVPLARKRLAHRGYNQAQLLAEAWQREAGGRLRHGLTRVRETAAQVGQSRLARMRNVRHAFVADPVIVREQDIVLVDDVVTTAATVRACTRALSQAGARRVRVLALARALEPGADR; encoded by the coding sequence ATGTCTGCGACTGCCCTTGCCAGGACCACCCTAAACGCCCTCCGCGTGCTGCCAAAACGGCTCTCCCGCTTGCTGCCAGCCGCCTGCCTATTGTGTGAGGCTGCCGTGCCGGGGGACCGGGCGCTGTGTGATGGCTGCACGGCCGATTTGCCGCGGCTGGGTCCGGCTTGCCCGATCTGCGCGTTACCAACGCCGAGCAGTCAGGTGTGCGGCCGGTGCCTGAAAAAGCCGCCAGAGTTCGACCAGTTGGTCGCCCCCTTGCGTTATGTCTGGCCGAACAGCCAGTTGGTCAGTCGCTTGAAGTTTCACGCGCAGTTGGCCGTGTTGCGCGCCGTTGCACCCTTGTTGGCCGAAGTGTCGGTAGACCCGGAATGGGCGGACACCAGCGCGTGCGTCATCGTGCCGGTGCCGCTGGCGCGAAAACGGCTTGCGCATCGTGGCTACAACCAGGCCCAATTGCTTGCCGAAGCCTGGCAGCGTGAGGCGGGCGGGCGTCTTCGGCACGGGCTGACCCGTGTCCGCGAGACCGCCGCTCAGGTCGGGCAGTCGCGTTTGGCACGGATGCGCAACGTGCGCCATGCGTTTGTCGCGGATCCCGTGATCGTCCGCGAACAGGACATTGTGCTGGTGGATGACGTGGTCACCACGGCGGCCACTGTGCGCGCCTGCACTCGCGCGCTCAGTCAAGCGGGTGCCAGGCGCGTTCGAGTGCTCGCACTCGCACGGGCTTTGGAACCAGGGGCTGACCGTTGA
- a CDS encoding VIT1/CCC1 transporter family protein encodes MRHSERHRTHRSGWLRAAVLGANDGIVSTASLCLGVAAAGTPTAGILAAGVAGLVAGAMSMAAGEYVSVSSQSDTEQADLARERAELADFPVQEHAELTGIYVRRGLDETLAKEVATQLMAHDALGAHARDELGISDELAAKPVQAALASAATFAVGASLPLLMVLVLPKAMLMWGLALSSLVFLAGLGMLAARTGGSPIWIATLRVTFWGALAMALTAGVGSLFGVSAA; translated from the coding sequence ATGCGTCATAGCGAACGTCATCGAACCCATCGTAGTGGTTGGTTACGCGCTGCGGTGCTGGGTGCCAACGATGGGATTGTGTCGACGGCAAGCCTTTGCCTTGGCGTCGCCGCCGCCGGTACGCCGACTGCGGGCATTCTCGCCGCAGGCGTTGCTGGATTGGTTGCTGGCGCGATGTCGATGGCAGCGGGTGAGTATGTGTCGGTGAGTTCCCAGTCCGACACCGAGCAGGCTGATCTCGCACGCGAACGCGCCGAGCTCGCGGACTTCCCAGTTCAGGAGCATGCGGAGCTGACGGGCATTTATGTGCGACGCGGTTTGGATGAGACGCTCGCAAAGGAAGTGGCCACACAGCTGATGGCGCATGATGCTTTGGGTGCGCACGCGCGGGATGAGTTGGGCATTTCCGACGAGCTTGCGGCCAAGCCCGTGCAGGCGGCGTTGGCATCGGCCGCCACGTTTGCGGTTGGTGCGTCGTTGCCGCTGTTGATGGTGCTGGTCTTGCCGAAGGCCATGCTCATGTGGGGCTTGGCATTGAGCTCGCTCGTGTTTCTGGCTGGACTGGGCATGCTCGCTGCACGAACGGGCGGTTCACCAATCTGGATTGCGACATTGCGCGTGACCTTCTGGGGCGCCCTCGCCATGGCTCTGACGGCTGGCGTGGGCAGCTTGTTTGGGGTGTCAGCCGCATGA